One Natrinema marinum genomic window carries:
- a CDS encoding PQQ-binding-like beta-propeller repeat protein: MPSRRSALATVVSVLPSAIVGCASFPRLRNPAGTDWSASVPEPDMLTPPVATDGVVVAGGRREGNLKDGRLVAFDTETGKQKWEREFGRMTGVAAADGTVFAGEKRVPDRSRVVAFDAHTGERRWTQTVANLSSSMAVANGTLYTANGSLAAIETADGSIRWERSAVDGTDFTVVAAPDDQLAADDDAVYFGDSDGVIALAAADGTLTWRWRPERWDVTAVGPTPIDDTVYVGGGGDAVALDETDGSPRWRTSFGRGAEIMGFHGSDSSLLVAEKTDAAPSDVFGTIYELSLEDGSERYEMRFDAPVERAVSTAATFVIGTDDGTVTWTDGASFFPRSETSLSTGDFALGAAGERAFAQTSDGTLWALSPPA; encoded by the coding sequence ATGCCCTCCCGCCGTTCAGCGCTCGCTACCGTCGTTAGCGTTCTCCCGTCCGCTATCGTTGGGTGTGCATCGTTTCCCCGACTTCGGAACCCCGCCGGAACTGATTGGTCAGCTTCGGTCCCGGAACCGGATATGCTCACACCACCGGTCGCTACTGACGGAGTCGTCGTCGCCGGTGGCCGTCGCGAGGGCAATTTAAAAGACGGGCGTCTAGTCGCGTTCGATACAGAGACGGGAAAGCAAAAGTGGGAGCGTGAGTTCGGGAGAATGACCGGGGTCGCCGCCGCCGACGGCACCGTGTTCGCCGGCGAAAAACGGGTACCAGACCGATCTCGAGTCGTCGCCTTCGACGCTCACACGGGGGAGCGCCGGTGGACGCAAACGGTCGCCAATCTCTCGTCGTCGATGGCCGTAGCGAACGGAACGTTGTATACTGCAAACGGTAGCCTCGCCGCGATCGAAACCGCGGACGGCTCGATTCGCTGGGAGCGGTCCGCTGTCGACGGGACGGATTTCACCGTCGTCGCTGCCCCGGACGATCAGTTGGCAGCCGACGACGACGCGGTCTATTTCGGCGATTCGGACGGAGTCATCGCGCTCGCGGCCGCCGACGGAACTCTGACCTGGCGTTGGCGACCGGAACGATGGGACGTGACTGCCGTCGGTCCGACTCCGATCGACGACACGGTCTACGTCGGCGGTGGCGGAGACGCCGTCGCGCTCGACGAGACGGACGGCTCCCCTCGATGGCGGACATCGTTCGGTCGAGGTGCCGAGATAATGGGATTCCACGGAAGCGACTCGTCGCTACTCGTCGCAGAGAAAACCGACGCCGCTCCGTCGGACGTCTTCGGCACGATATACGAACTCTCGTTGGAAGACGGGAGCGAGCGGTACGAGATGCGGTTCGACGCACCCGTCGAGCGAGCGGTGTCGACGGCGGCCACGTTCGTCATCGGGACCGACGACGGAACCGTGACGTGGACCGACGGCGCGTCGTTCTTTCCCCGGTCCGAGACATCGCTCTCGACCGGTGACTTCGCACTCGGTGCCGCCGGCGAGCGAGCATTCGCACAGACCAGTGACGGAACGCTTTGGGCGCTGTCACCGCCTGCGTGA
- a CDS encoding Mov34/MPN/PAD-1 family protein, which translates to MGLFDALFRSSEILGIAEETLEFALESSEETHPNEYMGFLRGTEADRLGVDRDGLVITDILVVPGTESNSVSATVKTNQIPNDVKALGSIHSHPNGVIRPSNADLDTFGRGSVHVIIGAPYRRTDWKAFDSQGKPTQLNVIDVDLPDTEDFFDFTQADIDEELRG; encoded by the coding sequence ATGGGGCTGTTCGACGCGCTGTTTCGCTCGAGCGAGATCCTCGGCATCGCCGAGGAGACGCTGGAGTTCGCCCTCGAGTCCTCCGAGGAGACCCATCCCAACGAGTACATGGGGTTTCTCCGGGGGACCGAGGCCGATCGGCTGGGAGTGGACCGGGATGGGCTGGTCATCACGGACATTCTCGTGGTACCCGGCACCGAGTCCAACAGCGTCAGCGCGACCGTCAAGACGAACCAGATACCCAACGACGTGAAGGCGCTGGGGAGTATCCACTCTCACCCGAACGGCGTCATCAGGCCGAGCAACGCGGATCTGGATACCTTCGGACGGGGCAGCGTTCACGTCATCATCGGCGCACCATATCGCCGGACCGACTGGAAGGCGTTCGACTCCCAGGGGAAACCGACGCAACTGAACGTGATCGACGTCGACCTGCCCGACACCGAGGACTTCTTCGATTTCACGCAGGCGGACATCGACGAGGAACTGCGAGGATGA
- a CDS encoding FAD synthase, protein MTRTVIAQGTFDILHPGHVHYLEEAAAMGDELYVIVARKANVDHKEKPICPGTQRRDVVGALAAVDEAILGHEEDIFIPIEEIDPDVIALGHDQHHDDEAISAELERRGIDCEVRRASAREPTDDAQLLSTRLIIDRILERRG, encoded by the coding sequence GTGACGCGGACGGTCATCGCCCAGGGGACCTTCGACATCCTCCACCCCGGCCACGTTCACTACCTCGAGGAGGCCGCCGCGATGGGCGACGAACTGTACGTGATCGTCGCGCGCAAGGCGAACGTCGATCACAAGGAGAAACCGATCTGTCCGGGGACGCAGCGTCGAGACGTGGTGGGCGCGCTCGCGGCCGTCGACGAGGCGATACTCGGCCACGAGGAGGATATCTTCATCCCGATCGAGGAGATCGATCCCGACGTGATCGCGCTGGGCCACGACCAGCACCACGACGACGAGGCCATTTCGGCCGAACTCGAGCGCCGCGGGATCGACTGCGAGGTTCGCCGCGCGAGCGCTCGAGAGCCGACCGACGACGCGCAACTGCTGTCGACGCGGCTGATCATCGATCGCATCCTCGAGCGACGAGGATAA
- the ilvD gene encoding dihydroxy-acid dehydratase — MSSDDEFDYGKDESLRSREVTEGPDKAPHRAMFRAMGFDDEDFGSPMIGVPNPAADITPCNVHLDDVAEAALEGVDDSGGMPIEFGTITISDAISMGTEGMKASLISRELIADSVELVSFGERMDGLVTVGGCDKNMPGMMMASIRTDLPSVFLYGGSIKPGEHEGREITVQNLFEGVGAVADGEMSEEELDEMERHACPGAGSCGGMFTANTMASISEAIGFAPLGSASPPAEDESRYDVAREAGEIAVEAVEAGRKPSDFLSKKSFENAIALQVAVGGSTNAVLHLLAMAAEAGVDLSIEEFDEISQRTPKIADLQPGGTRVMQDLHAVGGVPVVLNALYEADLLHGDALTVTGNTVGEELERLDPPSIEELDADFLYTVDEPKDEQGAIRILTGNLAPGGAVLKVTGDDDLHHEGPVRVFEDEENAMAYVQEGHVETGDVLAIRNEGPQGGPGMREMLGVTSAVAGQGHAEDVALLTDGRFSGATRGFSIGHVAPEAFAGGPIGLIEDGDVITIDIEDRTLEVDLSEAELEARREEWERPEPNYTNGVLAKFGHAFGSAANGAVTNPGVKDD; from the coding sequence ATGAGCAGCGACGACGAGTTCGACTACGGGAAAGACGAGTCCCTCCGAAGCCGTGAGGTGACGGAGGGACCGGACAAGGCCCCGCACCGCGCGATGTTCCGCGCGATGGGGTTCGACGACGAGGACTTCGGCTCGCCGATGATCGGCGTGCCGAACCCGGCGGCCGACATCACGCCGTGTAACGTGCACTTAGACGACGTGGCCGAGGCCGCCCTCGAGGGCGTCGACGACTCCGGCGGCATGCCCATCGAGTTCGGGACGATCACCATCTCCGACGCGATCTCGATGGGGACCGAAGGGATGAAGGCCTCGCTGATCTCCCGCGAACTGATCGCCGACTCCGTCGAACTGGTTTCCTTCGGCGAGCGCATGGACGGGCTGGTCACCGTCGGCGGCTGCGACAAGAACATGCCCGGCATGATGATGGCCTCGATCCGGACGGATCTCCCCTCGGTGTTCCTCTACGGCGGTTCGATCAAGCCCGGCGAACACGAGGGCCGCGAGATCACGGTTCAGAACCTCTTCGAGGGCGTCGGTGCCGTCGCCGACGGCGAGATGAGCGAGGAAGAACTCGACGAGATGGAGCGCCACGCCTGCCCCGGCGCGGGCTCCTGTGGCGGCATGTTCACCGCGAACACGATGGCCTCGATCTCGGAGGCGATCGGCTTCGCGCCGCTTGGCAGCGCCAGCCCGCCCGCCGAGGACGAATCGCGCTACGATGTCGCCCGCGAAGCCGGCGAGATCGCCGTCGAGGCCGTCGAAGCCGGTCGGAAGCCCTCCGACTTCCTGAGCAAGAAATCGTTCGAGAACGCCATCGCGCTGCAGGTCGCCGTCGGCGGCTCGACCAACGCCGTCCTCCACCTGCTGGCGATGGCCGCCGAGGCCGGCGTCGATCTCTCCATCGAGGAGTTCGACGAGATCAGCCAGCGCACCCCGAAGATCGCCGATCTCCAGCCCGGCGGCACGCGGGTGATGCAGGACCTCCACGCGGTCGGCGGCGTCCCGGTCGTTCTGAACGCACTCTACGAGGCCGACCTGCTTCACGGCGACGCGCTGACGGTCACGGGGAACACGGTCGGCGAGGAACTCGAGCGACTTGATCCGCCGTCGATCGAGGAACTGGACGCGGACTTCCTCTACACCGTCGACGAGCCGAAAGACGAGCAGGGCGCGATCCGCATTCTGACGGGCAACCTCGCGCCCGGCGGGGCCGTTCTCAAGGTGACCGGTGACGATGACCTCCATCACGAAGGCCCCGTCCGCGTCTTCGAAGATGAGGAAAACGCCATGGCGTACGTCCAAGAAGGCCACGTCGAAACCGGCGACGTGCTCGCCATCCGGAACGAGGGTCCCCAGGGCGGCCCCGGTATGCGCGAGATGCTCGGCGTCACGAGCGCGGTCGCGGGCCAGGGCCACGCCGAAGACGTCGCGCTCCTCACCGACGGTCGCTTCTCGGGCGCGACGCGTGGCTTCTCGATCGGTCACGTCGCCCCCGAGGCGTTCGCCGGCGGCCCAATCGGTCTCATCGAGGACGGCGACGTGATCACCATCGATATCGAAGATCGCACCCTCGAGGTGGACCTCTCCGAGGCGGAACTCGAGGCCCGGCGCGAGGAGTGGGAGCGACCCGAACCCAACTACACGAACGGCGTGCTGGCGAAATTCGGCCACGCCTTCGGGTCGGCGGCCAACGGCGCGGTGACCAATCCGGGCGTCAAAGACGACTGA
- a CDS encoding glycosyltransferase, translated as MPDPDASVVVPARDEGDHLERTLDALAAQRFDGRLEVIAVASGETTISVAREHPIVDRVLIDDRRAGPGPARNRGTTVADGDVLLFTDADTVVPPTWVRRHYRHYATPGVVGVGGPLRPLEAGIRHRACFRLLSDWWYRACWPLGFVQQPGPNCSVRRTAFEAIDGFDESLGFLEDTDLSLRLSREGTVVYDHTCPVETSARRQERVGYARLFLCYLVGYLEYAAPDRSPTRDHFR; from the coding sequence ATGCCGGACCCCGACGCCTCGGTCGTCGTCCCCGCCCGCGACGAGGGAGACCACCTCGAGCGAACGCTGGATGCGCTCGCGGCCCAGCGGTTCGACGGGCGACTCGAGGTGATCGCCGTCGCGAGCGGCGAGACGACGATTTCGGTGGCACGCGAGCATCCGATCGTCGACCGGGTGCTAATCGACGACCGACGGGCCGGTCCGGGACCCGCACGAAACCGGGGCACGACGGTGGCCGACGGCGACGTACTACTCTTTACGGACGCCGATACGGTCGTCCCGCCGACGTGGGTCCGGCGGCACTACCGCCACTACGCTACCCCCGGCGTCGTCGGCGTCGGCGGCCCCCTCCGACCGCTCGAGGCCGGCATCCGCCACCGAGCGTGCTTTCGGCTCCTCTCGGACTGGTGGTATCGCGCGTGCTGGCCGCTGGGGTTCGTCCAGCAGCCCGGTCCCAACTGCAGCGTGCGACGGACGGCGTTCGAGGCGATCGACGGCTTCGACGAGTCGCTGGGGTTTCTCGAGGACACCGATCTCTCCTTGCGGCTCTCGCGGGAGGGAACCGTCGTTTACGATCACACCTGTCCCGTCGAAACCTCCGCGCGACGGCAGGAACGAGTCGGCTACGCGCGACTCTTTCTGTGCTATCTCGTCGGCTACCTCGAGTACGCCGCGCCCGACCGCTCGCCGACGCGGGATCACTTCCGGTGA
- a CDS encoding beta-ribofuranosylaminobenzene 5'-phosphate synthase family protein, whose translation MATATVSAGARLHVGFQNLSLARERLYGGIGVGLAEPRVTVTAEPAATVATDDPLVREYARRAADVLAVDGVSISLEESLPRHVGLGSGTQVALAVLAATARAHGLEPRVREHAPAMGRGGRSGVGVATFEGGGFVVDAGHPTTRFTTEPPAEGDWTVPPVVARHTLPPEWRFLVVVPDADPGRSGDDEDASMRTVVERADPAVADEIAGVVTRKLLPAAAAGRLEAFGEAIAEIGRKNGAWYADAQGGVFRPPAGELVEALEDCPVLSGIGQSSWGPVVYGVTDIDHVDEAEAAAADALAERGLEGRVILAEAAKSGARGHLEGE comes from the coding sequence ATGGCCACCGCGACCGTCAGCGCCGGCGCACGACTCCACGTCGGCTTCCAGAACCTCTCGCTCGCTCGCGAGCGACTCTACGGCGGTATCGGCGTCGGCCTCGCGGAGCCGCGGGTCACCGTCACCGCAGAACCAGCCGCAACCGTCGCAACCGACGACCCGCTGGTCCGCGAGTACGCCCGTCGCGCCGCCGACGTGCTCGCGGTCGACGGCGTCTCGATTTCGCTCGAGGAGTCGCTGCCGCGCCACGTCGGTCTCGGCAGCGGCACGCAGGTCGCGCTGGCCGTTCTGGCGGCGACCGCGCGGGCCCACGGCCTCGAGCCGCGGGTTCGAGAGCACGCGCCGGCGATGGGGCGGGGCGGTCGCAGCGGCGTCGGCGTCGCGACCTTCGAAGGTGGCGGCTTCGTCGTCGACGCCGGGCACCCGACGACTCGCTTTACCACCGAGCCGCCGGCCGAGGGCGACTGGACGGTGCCGCCGGTCGTCGCCCGCCACACCCTCCCGCCGGAGTGGCGGTTTCTGGTCGTCGTCCCAGACGCCGACCCCGGCCGCAGCGGCGACGACGAAGACGCGAGCATGCGCACTGTCGTCGAGCGAGCCGATCCCGCGGTCGCCGACGAGATTGCCGGTGTCGTCACCCGAAAACTGCTGCCAGCCGCCGCAGCGGGCCGGCTCGAGGCCTTCGGCGAGGCCATCGCCGAGATCGGCCGCAAGAACGGTGCCTGGTACGCCGACGCGCAGGGTGGCGTCTTCCGGCCGCCCGCGGGTGAACTGGTGGAAGCGCTCGAGGACTGCCCCGTGCTGTCGGGCATTGGGCAGTCGTCGTGGGGCCCCGTCGTCTACGGCGTCACGGATATCGATCACGTCGACGAGGCCGAAGCCGCGGCCGCAGACGCGCTGGCAGAGCGGGGGCTCGAGGGGCGAGTGATCCTCGCAGAAGCCGCCAAAAGCGGTGCTCGAGGCCACCTCGAAGGAGAGTGA
- a CDS encoding DUF7344 domain-containing protein → MVERLRLEQAETPEFLDAIHALLADSDRRTVLQYLMAQHQPVTVHRLATELAAAEYGAATADALDRQREIALGLRHAHLPLLQDAGVVDWNLERDSVALTPILDHLSVTVPDPGGLLDLSLSSRPNSQ, encoded by the coding sequence ATGGTCGAACGCCTTCGGCTCGAGCAAGCTGAGACGCCCGAATTTCTCGACGCGATTCACGCGCTGCTGGCCGACTCGGACCGGCGAACCGTGCTTCAGTATCTGATGGCCCAGCACCAACCGGTGACCGTCCACCGGCTGGCGACCGAACTCGCGGCGGCGGAGTACGGTGCCGCCACGGCCGATGCACTCGACCGCCAGCGGGAGATCGCGTTGGGCCTGCGCCACGCACATCTGCCCTTGCTTCAGGATGCGGGGGTAGTCGACTGGAACCTGGAGCGAGACTCGGTCGCGCTGACGCCGATACTGGACCACCTGTCGGTGACGGTTCCGGATCCCGGCGGACTGCTCGACCTGTCGCTGTCCTCCCGTCCGAACTCTCAGTAG
- a CDS encoding helix-turn-helix domain-containing protein gives MAIVAEISIEADEFLLGRIIAEYPGLSVEIERVVPAAKRIMPYIWGYGTDLDAFEAAMKASPNVASITVLDEYEDRALYKIEWEDPAEQLITGIARTDATILEAHSDDEWLFRIRFEEHAGLTRFNKYCLENDITYRLNRVSSLADTGAGEDDYGLTEAQYEALSLAVERGYFKVPREVEYEELADELGVSVQAFSERVRRGADKVLESAFNQAVSGKP, from the coding sequence ATGGCTATCGTCGCGGAAATCTCGATCGAGGCCGACGAGTTCCTTCTGGGCCGGATCATCGCCGAGTACCCCGGCCTGTCGGTGGAAATCGAACGCGTCGTTCCCGCTGCAAAGCGTATCATGCCGTACATCTGGGGCTACGGGACGGATCTGGACGCGTTCGAAGCAGCCATGAAAGCGAGCCCGAACGTCGCGTCGATCACCGTTCTCGACGAGTACGAAGACCGGGCGCTGTACAAGATCGAGTGGGAAGACCCGGCCGAGCAGCTGATCACCGGCATCGCTCGGACCGACGCGACGATCCTCGAGGCCCACAGCGACGACGAGTGGCTCTTTCGGATTCGCTTCGAGGAACACGCCGGGCTCACGCGGTTCAACAAGTACTGCCTCGAGAACGACATTACGTACCGGCTCAACCGCGTCTCTTCGCTCGCCGACACCGGCGCGGGCGAGGACGACTACGGCCTCACGGAGGCCCAGTACGAGGCGCTTTCCCTCGCCGTCGAGCGCGGCTACTTCAAGGTCCCGCGCGAGGTCGAGTACGAGGAACTCGCGGACGAACTCGGCGTCTCGGTGCAGGCGTTCTCCGAGCGGGTGCGCCGCGGCGCGGACAAGGTACTCGAGAGCGCTTTCAATCAGGCCGTGTCGGGAAAGCCTTAA
- a CDS encoding RAD55 family ATPase: protein MERMPLGISRLDRMIGGGAPAGSVVLLAGESGAGAREFCYTSTAMNGLLETDPDLFELYYGDLEPGVTVPETVHYVSFTDEQAAVVSEMGFVMDDELVDAGMTDVSFVEFAEEYFQLTPVPTDWYAEGMADITELGSHNERTDVLEALGDYLTDHATGNLVVIDSLTDLVAAADERLGWADLTILLKGLKRASHRWGGVILLLVNADLLEPTDLGRLKEATDGTLLFEWESGGSERARTLVVEQFRGVLSRLEDEDIVRFETEIHDGGFDISNVRKIR from the coding sequence ATGGAGCGGATGCCGCTGGGAATCTCGCGGCTCGATCGGATGATCGGCGGCGGCGCACCGGCCGGCAGCGTCGTCCTGCTGGCCGGCGAGTCCGGGGCCGGCGCGCGGGAATTTTGTTACACGAGCACCGCGATGAACGGCCTCCTCGAGACCGATCCCGACCTGTTCGAACTCTACTACGGCGACCTCGAGCCGGGCGTGACGGTTCCCGAAACCGTCCACTACGTCTCGTTTACCGACGAGCAAGCGGCCGTCGTCAGCGAGATGGGATTCGTCATGGACGACGAACTCGTCGACGCCGGCATGACGGACGTTTCGTTCGTCGAATTCGCCGAGGAGTACTTCCAGCTGACGCCGGTGCCGACCGACTGGTACGCCGAGGGGATGGCCGATATCACCGAACTCGGGAGCCACAACGAGCGGACCGACGTCCTCGAGGCGCTGGGCGACTATCTGACCGATCACGCCACGGGCAACCTCGTCGTGATCGACTCGCTGACCGACCTCGTCGCGGCGGCCGACGAGCGACTCGGCTGGGCGGACCTGACGATTCTGCTGAAAGGGCTCAAACGCGCCTCACACCGATGGGGCGGCGTCATTCTGTTGCTCGTCAACGCCGACCTGCTCGAGCCGACGGATCTGGGTCGACTCAAGGAGGCCACCGACGGCACGCTGCTGTTCGAGTGGGAAAGCGGCGGCTCGGAGCGCGCCCGCACGCTCGTCGTCGAGCAGTTCCGAGGCGTGCTCTCGCGACTCGAGGACGAGGACATCGTCCGGTTCGAGACCGAGATCCACGACGGCGGCTTCGACATCAGCAACGTCCGCAAGATTCGGTGA
- a CDS encoding transcription factor S: MQFCDDCGSMMKARGDRMVCTNDDCGASSERDREHEDAFVTTESQTDDDVIESDENANFEGKPKATDIVCDECENQEAWYTLKQTASADEPPTRFFKCTDCGYRWREYN, from the coding sequence ATGCAGTTTTGCGACGACTGCGGCTCGATGATGAAAGCGCGGGGCGACCGCATGGTCTGTACGAACGACGACTGTGGCGCCTCGAGCGAGCGCGACCGCGAGCACGAAGACGCGTTCGTGACAACGGAGTCACAGACCGACGACGACGTGATCGAATCCGACGAGAACGCGAACTTCGAGGGGAAGCCGAAGGCCACCGACATCGTCTGCGACGAGTGCGAAAACCAGGAGGCGTGGTACACACTCAAACAGACCGCCTCGGCCGACGAGCCGCCGACGCGGTTCTTCAAGTGTACCGACTGCGGATACCGCTGGCGGGAGTACAACTAG
- a CDS encoding GNAT family N-acetyltransferase produces MDVRERPAFSSDASKRMYEYVERHGTAERHKLLDIVSLPAEEFRTHLEELKDDGYLEEEGGTLRIALEFGAIEKHDVGEFTVTVRPARQQDFDGLIDTIRDVTSEETYVVAETIAEQLLYENAVTRHNAVESRRFFVATVDGEVVGWTHLDLHQIDPVREVAQQTVGVREAYRGHGIGSTLLQRGVEWAEANGYRKLYNSIPVVNDTALEFLTAHGWDTEAIRKDHYTIDGEHVDEVMMAYEL; encoded by the coding sequence ATGGACGTAAGAGAACGGCCGGCGTTTTCCTCCGACGCCAGCAAACGCATGTACGAGTACGTCGAGCGGCACGGAACTGCCGAGCGACACAAGCTGCTGGACATCGTTTCCCTGCCCGCCGAGGAGTTCCGTACGCATCTCGAGGAACTCAAAGACGACGGCTATCTCGAGGAGGAGGGCGGAACGCTCCGGATCGCACTCGAGTTCGGGGCCATCGAAAAGCACGACGTGGGAGAGTTCACGGTCACGGTTCGTCCCGCGCGCCAGCAGGATTTCGACGGCCTCATCGACACGATCCGGGACGTCACGTCGGAAGAGACCTACGTCGTCGCCGAGACGATCGCCGAGCAACTGTTGTACGAGAACGCGGTCACCAGACACAACGCGGTGGAGTCCCGGCGGTTCTTCGTCGCGACCGTCGACGGCGAGGTCGTCGGCTGGACTCACCTCGACCTCCACCAGATCGATCCGGTGCGGGAGGTCGCCCAGCAGACGGTCGGCGTCCGCGAGGCCTACCGGGGCCACGGCATCGGGAGCACGCTCTTGCAACGCGGGGTCGAGTGGGCCGAAGCGAACGGTTACCGGAAACTGTACAACAGCATCCCGGTCGTCAACGACACCGCACTCGAGTTCCTGACCGCACACGGGTGGGACACCGAGGCGATCCGGAAGGACCACTACACGATCGACGGCGAGCACGTCGACGAGGTGATGATGGCCTACGAGCTGTAG
- a CDS encoding DNA polymerase Y family protein — MSDGPRLPGVEGADDEDRIVCHVDADCFYASCERLREPDLRGEPLVVGMGYEEGETIGAVATASYEARAFGVESAQAISTALERLPRRAAHENGEIDDSELERDETGHYRPVDMDYYESVAAEVRDILHDCADTVREVSIDEAYLDVTERTAWEVADGFARHVKDRIRREVGVTVSVGVAPTMSAAKIASDFDKPDGLTVVEPGEIRAFLAPLEVDLLHGVGPVTARELRELGLETAGDVAAADPEPLVDRFGERGRELYDRARGEDDRRVEPKGDPKSFSRESAFAEPVDDPEPKYDLIETLAAAVADRAQREGALYRTIGVKAVTPPYDVNTRERSLPGPVDDPELVDRIARDLFTEFETEPVRKLGVRVANLEFAAADQASLEGWGSNEGGSVPEPDGGSDADQSSLDSEPDPVSSELSAGQSSLGDFS, encoded by the coding sequence ATGTCCGACGGGCCGCGGCTACCGGGCGTCGAGGGCGCAGACGACGAGGACCGGATCGTCTGCCACGTCGACGCCGACTGCTTTTACGCCTCCTGCGAGCGCCTCCGCGAGCCCGACCTCCGCGGCGAGCCCCTCGTCGTCGGCATGGGCTACGAGGAAGGCGAGACGATCGGCGCGGTCGCCACCGCCAGCTACGAGGCCCGCGCGTTCGGCGTCGAGAGCGCCCAAGCCATCTCGACGGCCCTCGAGCGCCTCCCCAGGCGCGCGGCCCACGAGAACGGCGAGATCGACGATTCCGAACTCGAGCGCGACGAAACCGGCCACTACCGGCCAGTCGACATGGACTACTACGAGTCGGTCGCGGCCGAGGTGCGCGACATTCTCCACGACTGCGCCGACACCGTCCGCGAAGTGAGCATCGACGAGGCCTACCTCGACGTGACCGAGCGCACCGCCTGGGAGGTCGCGGACGGCTTCGCCCGCCACGTCAAGGACCGCATCCGCCGGGAGGTCGGCGTGACCGTCAGCGTCGGCGTCGCGCCGACGATGAGCGCCGCGAAGATCGCCAGCGACTTCGACAAACCCGACGGATTGACCGTCGTCGAACCCGGCGAAATCCGGGCGTTTCTGGCCCCCCTCGAGGTCGACCTGCTCCACGGCGTCGGCCCCGTGACGGCCCGCGAGCTCCGGGAGCTGGGCCTCGAGACGGCGGGCGACGTGGCGGCGGCCGATCCCGAGCCGCTGGTCGACCGATTCGGCGAGCGCGGCCGGGAACTGTACGACCGCGCTCGCGGCGAGGACGACCGCCGGGTCGAGCCGAAGGGCGATCCCAAGAGCTTCTCCCGGGAGTCGGCGTTCGCCGAGCCCGTCGACGATCCCGAACCGAAGTACGACCTGATCGAGACGCTCGCGGCGGCGGTCGCAGATCGCGCACAGCGCGAGGGCGCGCTATACCGGACCATCGGCGTCAAAGCCGTCACGCCGCCGTACGACGTCAACACGCGCGAGCGGTCGCTGCCCGGCCCGGTCGACGATCCCGAGCTCGTCGACCGGATCGCTCGCGACCTCTTTACCGAGTTCGAGACCGAGCCGGTCCGCAAACTCGGCGTCCGCGTCGCCAACCTCGAGTTCGCGGCCGCCGATCAGGCCAGCCTCGAGGGGTGGGGGTCCAACGAGGGCGGTTCCGTCCCCGAGCCCGATGGCGGGTCGGACGCCGACCAGTCGAGTCTCGACTCGGAGCCGGACCCCGTCTCCAGTGAGCTATCGGCCGGCCAATCTTCGCTCGGCGACTTCTCGTAA